The DNA segment CGATTGCGCCGAGCAAATGGGCACTACCTTGGTTGCCGCGCTGATTCATCAAGACCGATTGTACTGGCGCTCGGTCGGAGACAGTCATTTGTACTTGTGCCGCGATGCGCGGCTGAGCCAACTCAATGCCGATCATAACTTCGCCAGACAACTGCAACGGCAAGTGGGCGAGGGCTTGATCAGCCAGGATGACGCGGATACGCATCCCGAACGCAAGGCCCTGGAGTTCTTCATTGGATTAGAACTCTTGCCAGAGGTCGAACGTAACCGGCAACCCTTGCCGTTACGGGCTGGCGACATATTGCTGCTGTGTTCCGACGGTATCGACGGCGTGCTGCCGGCGGAAGAGATGGTGGCTTGCCTGAACCAATCGCCGATGATAGCGGCCCAGCGCCTATGCGACGAAGTATTAGCCAGGCAGCAACCTAACCAGGATAACTTGACTGCGGTGGTGTTGGCCTATCAAGCCGATCAGCCTCAACCGAGGCAATTATCGGGTCGGGTAATGAATATCGGATGTTTGCGGATCGGTATTTTGTCGCTGGGACTGGTGCTAGCCTATTTGCTTATACGCCAATATCTGGCATAAGCATCCCAGCAGGCTAAAATTCAGCACCGGTAACATGAGTCTGTTTTATTTCAATATGATTCGCCGCCGTTGCGAATCGGGATCATCAAGTAATGACAAGCCAGCCGCCCAATCTTGAAAATGTTTGCATGACGCTCGATAAGACCACCGAATACATCGAGCTCGACAAACAAGAGCAAGCCAAGATTCTACAGTTTCAGCAGGATGTCTTGAAGTTGGTGGTGCTGGGTTATGATTGTGGCGAAGTATGCGAAAAGCTTTGCCTATTGGAAGAACAGTTATTACCCAACTCGGTGGCTTCGGTCATGTTGCTGGACGACACCGAACAATATTTAAACGTCTTTGTAGCGCCGAACATACCGCAAGAGGGGATTGCCCAACTCAACGGCTTGAGACCCGGCCCTTGTGCCGGTTCTTGTGGGAATGCCATTTATCGGCAAGAGCCGGTCTATGTCGAAAATGCCTTCACCGACCCTCGCTGGCAAGACATTCGCCATTTAGCTACCGACTTCAATATTTGCGCCTGCTGGTCGATGCCGATACGCGGTAAGGGCGGCCGAGTCATCGGTTCGTTTGCCTTGTCCAGTTTTGAACATCGACTGCCCGGCCCTTTTCACTGTAAGTTATTGGAAATCGGTAGTTTCATTATCGGCATTGTGCTGGAACAGCGAAAAACCAATCAGCAGCTGCATTTGTCCGGGAAGGTGTTCGAGCACAGTACCGAAGGCATCATGATCACCGACATTAACAATAAGATTGTTTCGGTGAACCGGGCCTTTACTCGCATTACAGGCTATCGGCGCGATGAGGTATTGGGCAAGAACCCTTCGTTGTTGTCATCGGAGCAGCATGATCCCGATTTCTATCGGCAAATGTGGCAACGCATCAAAGCCGCCGGACACTGGCAAGGCGAAATTTGGAACAAAACCCGTGACGGCTCGCTCTATCCACAGTGGTTGAGTATCACCGCCATTTTGGATGAGCAGCAGCGGGTGACGCATTATTTGGGGATTTTTTCCGACATCTCGGAAAAAAAGCAAACGGCCGAAATTATCTGGCGGCAAGCCAATTATGACCTGTTAACCGGCTTGCCGAACCGAAACCGGTTTTATGACCAGTTGGCGCGGGATATTAAAAAAGCCGGCCGTACTGGCCGGCGCATAGCCTTGATGTTTATCGATCTGGATCGCTTCAAGGAAGTCAACGATGCCATGGGACACAGCAGCGGCGATGCCTTGTTGAACGCCGCTGGAAAAAGATTGCTGAGTTGTGTCCGAGACACCGATTTGGTGGCCCGGTTGGGAGGCGATGAATTTACCTGTATTTTGAATGATATTGCCAACGCCGATGGAATCGAGCAAATTTCCGAGCAGATATTGCACAAGCTAACCGAGCCGTTCGATCTGGATGGCAAGCCGGCTTATGTTTCGGCCAGTATCGGGATTACGCTATATCCCGACGATGCGCTGACCGAAGACGCCCTATTGAAATGCGCGGATCAGGCCATGTACGCCGCCAAAAATCAAGGACGTAATCGTTGGTGTTTTTTCACGCCGGCGATGCAAGTTGCCGCTGAAAAGCGTTCCCGCACCGCCAGCGATTTACGCGTGGCGCTGGCCAACAAGCAATTTTATTTGCTCTATCAGCCGATAGTGGAACTCGCAAGCGGCAAGGTGCATAAGGCGGAGGCCTTGATACGTTGGCAACATCCCGAATATGGCATTATCAGTCCGGCCGAATTCATCCCGGTTGCCGAAGAAACCCGGATGATTTTGGATATCGGCAATTGGGTGTTCGAGCAGGCCGTCGGCCAGGTTGCGATTTGGCAGGCGACTTACGGTAGCGAGTTTCAAGTCAGCATCAATAAATCGCCGGTGCAGTTTTACAACGAAAGTAGCCAATGCTGGTCCGATAATCTGCGACGCTTGGGATTGTCCGGCCACAGCATCGTGGTTGAAATTACCGAAAGCTTATTGCTTGATGCCAGCGAGCAGGTTTCCCGGCAATTGCTGAGTTTTCGCGACGCCGGCATTCAGGTGGCGATTGACGATTTCGGCACCGGCTATTCGTCATTGGCCTATCTGAAAAAATTCGATATCGATTATCTGAAAATCGATCAGTCGTTTGTGCGTAATTTGAGCTCGGAATCCAGCGATTTAGTGCTTTGCGAAGCCATCATCACCATGGCTCACCGTTTGGGCATGAAAGTCATAGCCGAGGGGGTGGAAACGCAACAGCAATGTGATTTGTTGATGGAAACCGGTTGTGATTATGCCCAAGGCTACCTGTTTTCCAGGCCGTTAAGCGCCGAAGCGTTTGACGGCTTTATCACCGAACAAGGCAGGGCCAAATCGCTTGTCACCGGCTAACGCACGGGCGGACAATCACCGCCGTTCGCAGGCGGGTCTTGCCAAAACTGGCCATCCGCTCGAAATCGTTCCGCGCCACCGGGATAAACTGGCAATCCAGTTCGCTTTGCCGGTGTTCTTCGGGGTCGGAATCGTGCATGTACAGGCAATCGTCATCGAAACCACTCATCACCACCCAATGCGGGGCTTTTTTTCTATCCATCGAATAGGTACTGATCAGGACTAGCGGGATGGCGCCGTCATTGAACGCCGCGATCAGGTCGGCTTGGGTGATGTTGCTGTAATGTATGGGAATAGCCTGTTCCTCGGCCTCGCGTTTGAAATAAGTGTCCACCAGCTCGATCACCTGTTTTTTCTCATCGTTGCGCACGCTGTCGATAAATAACGGCCCGGTTTGATTGATCCAGACTTCGACCGAAAATTGCCGGCGTTTGGCCGCCAGCGCCAGACCCACCGGATGGCAGCCGCCATGGCCCGATGTCATGAATATGGTGGTGGCCTCGCGCCACAGATTGATTTCTTCGTCCAATGACGGCAGGTAGGCCGAATTCAACGCATGCATCGCCATCATCAAGGCCGCCGGGCCGCAGGTAAATGGCGTAGTTTGCCGCAGCCAGTGTACTTGCCGGTGTTGCGGCGTGTCGCGGTAACGGCGGATGCGTTTTTGGTAACGCAAGGCATCCTTGTGATCCTGATAATAATCCCGGTATAAACCAAACTTTTGAAACCCCAAGGCTTGATACAGATTGATGGCCGGCGTGTTATCGACCCCTACTTCCAGCCGCAAATACAGCCTGCCGTCATCGCGAGCCGCTTGCTCGCCGGCGATCATCAGCGCCTTGGCGATGCCCCGGCCACGTAGCACGGGAGCCACCGCCAGCGAATAAATCCGCGCTAACCGGGTGCCGGGGTGGTAAATGATCAAAATATAGCCGGCGATATTCTTATCGGCCTCGGCTACCAGCAATGCTCGGTGCTCGGTGGTCAGCCAGTGGCGGAAGCTGCGGCGGCTGAGTTTATCGGTATCGAAGCTGGCGTTTTCCAGCTTGACCAGCGCTTCCAGATCGTTAGGCTGGGCCGGGCGTATGGATAGATTCAAGACGAAACTCCCCGCAAACCTTGTGCAATCACCTGGCGGGCGCGGAATAGCACCATTTCTTGCCATGCGCTATCATTCGGACAAAAGTGCCGGCGCATCAGTTTGGCGTGAGCCATGCGTTCGGCGGTGTTATCGGTTTGCGCCCATAACTGGTGATCGCGCAGCAGGGTTTCGAATAGACAGTCGGTGCTGTAGGTGCCGAATTCCAAGGTGATGTAGCAGCTGTTTTTGTCCATGATCGCATGCCAGGCATAATCCAGTAGTCCCAGTTTCGGAACCGAACTGGAAGTACCGGCCAGGGGCAGGGTGGTGGCATCGCCATACCATTGCTTGGCGACCATTGCGCCATCGCTGTCCGGGGCGTGATCGCAAATGATTTCGCCGTAGCCATAGGAGCCCAGTCCGGTATGCAGATCGATTAGCGCCAGCCGGCGCTGGGAGAGGGAATGGTGGCGGATTATGTCTTCGCAAACCAAGCGGCCATGTGCCGGTGCTCGTCCGCCGTAAAACGGGCCGGCGGGATCGAGATATTGGCCGCCGCTGATGGCTTTTTCCAGCGCAACTCGGCCGTATTCGCGTTCGTAGTCGGCAAAGGCCTGTCGCCTTTGGTTGCTGTCGGTTTCGAACATCGCCCAGCGTAGCCGATCGTAATCCGGGTTATCGGGCAAGGGCCTTGAAAAGTCCACCGCGTTGCGGTTCAGATCAACGCCGTCGGCATCGCAGCGCCGTAGCCAGGCATAGCCCCAGGGAGTCAAGGCGTGAACCAGCAATAGCGCGCTGTTGGTAGGGATAACAAACTTGCCGCAAGCCAGCAGCTGCAGCAGATCGGATTGAATCGCGCTGCCGGTAAGGCCTTCGACCCCATGGGTGCCGGCCAGCAGCACCATGACGTTTTCGGCCTCGTCGTTACCGATCCAGGCCGTATCGGTAAACAAAGCTTCGTTGTCGGGGCCATGGCCCGCGCAAGGGTATGGCCGTTGCCGCTGCGAAAGCCTAGCGACGGCATCCAACCATTGCTGGCGCCCATGGCTATAATCGACCGGAAACACGCCGGTATCAATGTCGGTATAAGTCAAACGGATGGACATCAAGCTTTACCTGTCGGTTTTTTTGCGTAGCATAGCAATCGGCGGCATATTGCGTCTTGTTTTAAAACCGCTCCGGTTTCAGAATGCCACCAATTTCTTTTTTCGGATCTATTCATGGCCAACACATTGCTGGTTGTCGACGAACTTGCTGACTGGAGTCCTTATTACCCCAGCGATCAGGTAATGACCTTCGAAACCTATCTGGCTACCGAGCAAGGCGATGCCGATCAGCGAGTACGGGTGATCAATCTGTGCGGTAGTTACGCCTATCTGTCCGATGGCTATTACTGTTCCCTGTTGGCCGAGGCCCGCAATCATCACGTGATTCCGTCGGTCAAGGTCATCAACGATTTGGGCAAAAACGCATTGTATCGCTTGCAGCTGGACGATTTGAGTCAAGCCCTGGCTCGTGCCTTCAAGCATCGAAACCAAAACGGCGAATTTACCCTGTATAGCTATTTCGGCACCAGCCCCGAGCCGGAATTTCAGGAGTTGACCCGCTTGCTGTTCGAGCGCTTCCCGTGTCCGATTCTGCAAATCACCTTGCGCGGCCAGCAGCAGTGGGAAATTAGCGATTTGACCGCCATATCCCCGCGCCATTTGGACGATACCATGCAAACCTTGTTTGCCGAAGCGCTGGACAAGTTCAGCAAGAAAGTCTGGCGCAAGGGGCGGCCCCGTAAAGCGGCGCGTTACGATTTGGCGATTTTGATCAATCCTGAGGAAAAGCTGCCGCCCAGCAACCGTTCGGCCTTGAAGAAGTTTATTCGTACCGGCCGGCAATTAGGCATAGACGTCGAACTGATCACGCAAAAACATTATGGCCGGCTGCCGGAATTCGACGGCCTGTTCATCCGCGAAACCACCGCCATCGATCATCCGACCTACCGTTTCGCCAAAAAAGCCGAGGCCGAGGGTTTGGTGGTGATCGACGACCCGACTTCTATTCTGCGCTGCGCCAACAAAGTCTATCTGGCCGACATGTTTCGCACCCATAAGGTGCCGTCGCCGAAAACCTGGATCCTACACCGGGGCAATGCAGCCCATCTGGACAAGCTGGAAGCGACCGCCGGTTTCCCGGTAGTGATAAAGATTCCGGACGGTTCCTTCTCCAGGGGCATCGTCAAGGTCAACAACCGGCGGGAGCTGGAACAAAAAGTCGCTGAATTGTTCGAACAATCGGCGCTACTGCTGGCGCAGGAGTTTTTGTATACCGATTTCGACTGGCGCATCGGCGTATTCAACCATAAGGCCTTGTATGCCTGCCGCTATTTCATGGTGAAAAATCACTGGCAAATCTATCGGCACGGCGCCAACCGCACCGACAGCGGAAATTTCGCCACGATGCCGACTTTTGAAGTGCCCAAGGCGGTGCTGGATGCTGCCTTGAGAGCTACGCAGCCGATAGGTAACGGCCTTTACGGAGTCGATGTCAAGGAAATCGACGGCAAGGGTTACGTGATCGAAGTCAATGACAATCCGAACATCGACAGCGGTATCGAGGACAAATACCTGGGCGACGAATTGTACCGGCTGATCATGAGTGAATTCCTGCGGCGGATGGACAATCGCAGCAAGGGGCTGGAATAAAGGTCCGATCCATGGGGACGGGTTGTTTAGCGTCAATGATGTTATAACTGAGCCGAAGATGTAATCGGCATCTGCTTTATTGCAAATCGGGGGGGAGATTAATGACCAGCAGCATCGAAATCAGCGAAACCGTCCGCCATTACTATGGCGAAGTCCTGCAATCCAGCAACGATCTGAAAACCAGTGCCTGTTGCAGCATCGAGGCGATGCCGGGTTACTTAAGGGCCTTGCTGTCCGGTTTGCACCCGGAAGTGCTGGAGCGCTTCTACGGTTGCGGCTCGCCGCTGCCGCCGGCCCTGGAAGGCAAAACCGTGCTGGATCTGGGGTGCGGCACCGGTCGCGACTGTTATTTGTTGTCGCGCTTGGTCGGCCCGAATGGAAGAGTGCTCGGGGTAGACATGACGCCGGAACAACTGGAAGTGGCGGTACGCCACCGCGAATGGCATGCCGAACGTTTCGGCTACGCCAATGTCGATTTTCTGCATGGCCATATCGAAAATCTGGCCACGGTCGGCATCGCGGACAACAGCATCGATGTGGTGGTGTCCAATTGCGTGATCAACCTGTCGCCGGAAAAACCCAGAGTGCTGGCGGAAATCTTCCGAGTGCTGAAGCCGGGCGGTGAGCTATATTTTTCCGACGTATTCGCCGATCGCCGGATTCCGGGTGGACTACGGCATGACCCGGTGTTGCTGGGGGAATGCCTGGGCGGAGCCTTGTATTGGGAAGACTTCCGGCGCATTTTACAGGCGCTGGGTTGCCCGGACGTGCGGGCGGTCAAGCAAAATGCCATTAGCCTGGACGATCCGGAAGTGGTAGCCAAGATCGGCATGGTCAAGTTCAAATCGGTGACGGTGCGCGCCTTCAAGATGGCGTTGGAAGACCGCTGCGAGGATTACGGCCAGGTGGCCTGCTATCTAGGCACGATAGCGGAGCATCCGCATGTCTTCGATCTGGACGACCATCATCATTTCGAAACCGGCCGGCCCTTAAGAGTCTGCGGCAACACCGCCGACATGCTCGCCGCCAGTCGCTACGCCGAGCATTTTCAGGTTTTGGGCGACAAGTCCCGCCATTTCGGTTTGTTCGACTGTACGCCGGGTCCGCAAGGCGAATCGGCGGCGGCTGGTGGCGCGTGTTGTTGAGTTACGCGCCAGCGTTCCCTGGCAATTCAAGCTACGCTTGACCTTATCAAAGCCCCGGAATAGCAATGCGTACACACCTCGAATTTACCTCGTCCGATTTCCCCGCCTATCCCGGCGAGGAGCAAGAGATTAATCCTGGCCGCTTCGGTAAACGGTTGGCGGAGTTTCTCGCCCAAAAACTGCCCGAACATGGCTTTTCCGTTTCGTCTATTGGAACCGAGGATTGGGGAGTGATGGTGGAGTTGGAAAATGACGCGTTTCCATTGTGGATCGGCTGTGGAAATTACGAGGCATTTGAAAATGGATTTCTGTGTTTCATCGAGCCTTCCGTTCCTATTGTCCGCAAGTGGTTCAAAAAAATCGAAACCGGTTCGACTGTTGAAAAACTGGCCACCGCAATAGATGCGATCCTGATCGCTAGCGGCAAGGTTTCCAGTCCGCGCTGGTGGCCTGAAAACGAAGTCAAACCCTGACAAATCTAGCTCGCTGGAGTTTTTCAACTGGCGCCTACAACGAGCCGAGTCATTTCACTCGCGCCCTATCATTGAATAAATTCAATGCTTTCTTTGTTTTCTTTTCAGTGCTTGTTTGATTTTCTCGATATTTTCAACGCCAAGGCCTGATCTACCACAGGTGTTGCCGAATAAAGCGGCTTGACCGTCCGGCGTTATTTTGCTGACTGCGAAAACGTACTCATCGCCCTCGGCAAATAGGCTAATGTTCGGTCTTTGATGAACAAAGTCATACTGGAATTGCAAATTTGTTGCCGATGTGTTTCCCTTCAGGATTTCCATTACATCGATGTTGAATTGGTGTTTACAAATATCGGGGCCGCACTGCGCGGAAACAAGATCGGCTTTATTGGATTGAGTAACCTTGCCATGAATGATGAAAGGGATCTTGTCGATTGATTTAAGGAAATCAAACGGTACGCACCTTGCCATGGCCGTGCCGGGAATTAAACAGACTAACAGGGATAACGTTAAAAGTCGCATGTCTTTGCCCCCGAATACTGAAACCAATGATGCGAGCTTTAACCGGAAAGGCCCGGTGTGTAGGGACTGTGTGGGTCGTCAACTCCGGTACGAAATTCCGTAAGCGTCCCCAATCCACAATGGGGAAGCGCGTCTTCGGCGGCCGTGCTTGCGCCGCCAGGTGCGCCATTACAATGCGCGAGTTCATGTATCAAAGTCGCCAGCACGGTCCATCGGCCGATCCTGAACGCACTGGGTCCGATAGCGCATTCCGTGGCAAAACCGGCGGCCCCCGGCGTTACGCCGAAGTCGTTAAGCGTGGCATGAAAATTGACCCAGATGTTGCTGTCGGCAAGTAATGCCGTGAGGGAGCGGGAGCCGGCGGTGATATTGCGAAAGTAGACGTCGGCCGAAGGTATATTCTTGGCGATCCATATCGCGCGTTGACGTGCCCATCTCATCGTATCGCGACGGGAGTTTGGAAACGCGATGAATCCTGCATGCGGGCTGACGTGATCCCCGATGTTGATTTGGATAGTCATATTACCTTCTCATTCAAATAGGTAGGACCGATTGATTATAGAAAGAATGGCTTTTTAAACAAGTTAAAAAATGAATTAAGGGTCAATCATCACTGGATACTGTTTCGATAAGGTTTCTTGAACGGATTGTTTCGATCTGGCTTATTCAGCTTAATGACATTACTATGCGCCACCGTGGTGTTTCCTGTTGGTGATTGTTCCGGGCAAATCCGAACCAACCGGCCACGCCTTACCATCAAGTCATACAGGAAACGTGCATGGCGCCTGGTGATGACTGGAACCCAAAAACACTTAGTTAAGGAGCGCCGATCATGGCTTTAGTGTCATTACGACAACTTTTGGATTATGCGGCGGAGCAGGGCTTTGCCGTTCCCGCATTCAATATCAGTAACATGGAGCAAGTTCAAGCCATCATGCGAGCGGCTGATGCCTGCAATAGCCCGGTGATTATGCAAGGCTCGGCCGGCGCCAATCGTTATGCGGGCGAGGTATTTTTACGCCATTTGATTCTGGCGGCCGTCGAACAATATCCGCATATCCCGGTTGTAATGCATCGGGATCATGCGCCCACCCCCGACATCTGCGCGCAGGCCATTCAATCGGGTTTCAGCTCGGTGATGATGGACGGCTCGTTGCTGGAAGACATGAAAACGCCGGCTTCTTTTGAATACAACGTGGACGTGACTCGCGCCGTGGTCAGGATGGCGCATGCTTGCGGCGTATCGGTGGAAGGTGAAATCGGTTGTTTGGGGGCATTGGAAACCCAGCAAGATCATAGTCAATTGCTGACCGATCCCGATGAAGCGGTCGAATTTGTCAAACAAACCCAAATCGATGCGCTGGCTGTTGCCATCGGCACCAGTCATGGTGCGTACAAGTTCAGCAAGCCGCCTACCGGCGAGGTTTTGGTGATCAGCCGCTTAAAAAGCTTGCAACAACGCTTGTCGAATACCCATTTTGTCATGCACGGTTCCAGTTCGGTGCCTCAGGATTGGCTGAAAGTCATCAACGAATACGGTGGCGAAATTCCGCAAACTTACGGCGTGCCGGTTGAGGAAATTGTCGAAGGGATTAAATACGGCGTCCGCAAAGTCAATATCGATACCGACTTACGCATGGCTTCCACCGGTGCCATGCGCCGATGATGTGTCAACACTTTTCCGGACACACAGCTAAGCAGCTTTAAGCTGCACTTCGTAGTCAACGGGCGACAGGTAGCCATGGGCGGAATGAAGTCGCTCGCGGTTATAAAACACTTCGATATATTCGAATACGGCCTGCCTGGCCTCGGATCGGGTTCGATAGGTCTGGTGATGTATCAACTCGGTTTTCAGGGTATGAAAGAAACTTTCCGAGACGGCATTATCCCAGCAGTTTCCCTTACGACTCATGCTTTGCCGGATGCCGTGTTGCGTTAATAAGGCTCGATGGCTGTCCGATGCATATTGGCTGCCGCGATCGGTATGCCATAGCAAGCCTTTCTCGGGCTTGCGCTTCCAAACCGCCATCAGTAGCGCATCGTTCACCAGTTTGGTCCGCATATGTTCGGCCATAGACCAGCCCACGACTTGCCGGGAATAGAGATCAATCACCACGGCCAGATACAGCCAGCCCTCCTGCGTATGGATATAGGTGATGTCGCCGGCATAGACTTGATTGGGCTTTTCCACGGCAAATTGCCGATCCAGGTGATTGGACGCAACCGGTTGATGATGCTTCGAATTCGTCGTGGCTTTGAATTTGCGCTTGGTTTTACAGGCCAACCCCGCTTCCCGCATCAAACGACCGATACGGCGGCGGCTGACGGTTCGGTTCTGAGCGGATAAGGCGGCTTTGAGACGGCGCGTACCGTAGGTTGCCCGGCTTTTGCCAAAGGTGCTTTGGATCATCTCGGATAGGGCGGCATCGTCTTGTTCGCCCGCAGAGGGGCCTTGCTTCAGCCAGTCGTAGTAGGCGCTTCGGGATACCCTCATGAACCGGCACAGGGTATCTACCGCAAAGTCCTCTGCATGCTGCTTGATCCAGGCGTACTTCATCTTTGTTCCTTGGCGAAGTACGCCGCTGCCTTTTTTAGTAAATCGCGCTCCTCGGTCAATCGGGCCACTTCCTTCTTAAGGCGCTTGAGTTCATCGTACAGATGTTCATCGGTACGGACCGCTTTATTGCTGTCTTTGGGGCGACTGTATTTTCCTATCCAGGTATGCAAGGTATTGACGTTAATGCCAAGATCCTGGGCTACCTGGCTGATCGGTTTATCGGATTCATTCGCCAACTTGACGGCTGAGGCTCTGAATTCGGCTGTATAGGTATTGGGTTTTTCTTGGCTCATTTTGGATTCACGCTTTTTCAGGTTATTTTAAAAAGTGTGTCCGGTTTAGTGTAGCCACATCACCTGTTCCCGCTGCCATTTGGCTGTTCAGTTCCGGTGTGCTTGGTTTGACAGGGTTGGCTTCGTTGAGACGTAAATCTCGTCAACATTAATTGTGAGGATGCAAGGAGAAATCGGGGTCAGGTCTTTCAATCAAGCATGCATGGCTAACTTGGAAGGCAGTTACTTATTCAATTGCTGTCACTCAAAATCATAGACAGCAGTCCGGTTTTGGCCGAAACTTGCCGTGTCCTACAGTTACAAGTGTCCACTGAAATTTTTCACTATTTCCGGCAGAAAATCCGGTTTATTTCAAAAATTACGTCAAAACCAGCCTTGATAGTAACACAAAAAACGAAATAGCCTTTATAAATCAATCGTTCAGTTTTTATTAATTGTGTCATCCGACATCAGCGCATAAGCCTGACATACGATGGCGACGTCGGCCTGGTGATGGAACTGCAAATCTATGTTATTGAACGGCACTCAATCGAACCAATGCGCATGTTTGATGTGCAGATTGAC comes from the Methylomonas sp. LL1 genome and includes:
- a CDS encoding PP2C family protein-serine/threonine phosphatase gives rise to the protein MRVLPGNASYIGDRQQQQDAFALSDFADADFIAHGGYLALVADGIGGLQYGAEAAGIAASGFLTEYLAKSSEQTVDQALDRALDAANRAVFDAALQRDCAEQMGTTLVAALIHQDRLYWRSVGDSHLYLCRDARLSQLNADHNFARQLQRQVGEGLISQDDADTHPERKALEFFIGLELLPEVERNRQPLPLRAGDILLLCSDGIDGVLPAEEMVACLNQSPMIAAQRLCDEVLARQQPNQDNLTAVVLAYQADQPQPRQLSGRVMNIGCLRIGILSLGLVLAYLLIRQYLA
- a CDS encoding sensor domain-containing phosphodiesterase; translation: MTLDKTTEYIELDKQEQAKILQFQQDVLKLVVLGYDCGEVCEKLCLLEEQLLPNSVASVMLLDDTEQYLNVFVAPNIPQEGIAQLNGLRPGPCAGSCGNAIYRQEPVYVENAFTDPRWQDIRHLATDFNICACWSMPIRGKGGRVIGSFALSSFEHRLPGPFHCKLLEIGSFIIGIVLEQRKTNQQLHLSGKVFEHSTEGIMITDINNKIVSVNRAFTRITGYRRDEVLGKNPSLLSSEQHDPDFYRQMWQRIKAAGHWQGEIWNKTRDGSLYPQWLSITAILDEQQRVTHYLGIFSDISEKKQTAEIIWRQANYDLLTGLPNRNRFYDQLARDIKKAGRTGRRIALMFIDLDRFKEVNDAMGHSSGDALLNAAGKRLLSCVRDTDLVARLGGDEFTCILNDIANADGIEQISEQILHKLTEPFDLDGKPAYVSASIGITLYPDDALTEDALLKCADQAMYAAKNQGRNRWCFFTPAMQVAAEKRSRTASDLRVALANKQFYLLYQPIVELASGKVHKAEALIRWQHPEYGIISPAEFIPVAEETRMILDIGNWVFEQAVGQVAIWQATYGSEFQVSINKSPVQFYNESSQCWSDNLRRLGLSGHSIVVEITESLLLDASEQVSRQLLSFRDAGIQVAIDDFGTGYSSLAYLKKFDIDYLKIDQSFVRNLSSESSDLVLCEAIITMAHRLGMKVIAEGVETQQQCDLLMETGCDYAQGYLFSRPLSAEAFDGFITEQGRAKSLVTG
- a CDS encoding GNAT family N-acetyltransferase/peptidase C39 family protein codes for the protein MNLSIRPAQPNDLEALVKLENASFDTDKLSRRSFRHWLTTEHRALLVAEADKNIAGYILIIYHPGTRLARIYSLAVAPVLRGRGIAKALMIAGEQAARDDGRLYLRLEVGVDNTPAINLYQALGFQKFGLYRDYYQDHKDALRYQKRIRRYRDTPQHRQVHWLRQTTPFTCGPAALMMAMHALNSAYLPSLDEEINLWREATTIFMTSGHGGCHPVGLALAAKRRQFSVEVWINQTGPLFIDSVRNDEKKQVIELVDTYFKREAEEQAIPIHYSNITQADLIAAFNDGAIPLVLISTYSMDRKKAPHWVVMSGFDDDCLYMHDSDPEEHRQSELDCQFIPVARNDFERMASFGKTRLRTAVIVRPCVSR
- a CDS encoding DUF2817 domain-containing protein; translated protein: MSIRLTYTDIDTGVFPVDYSHGRQQWLDAVARLSQRQRPYPCAGHGPDNEALFTDTAWIGNDEAENVMVLLAGTHGVEGLTGSAIQSDLLQLLACGKFVIPTNSALLLVHALTPWGYAWLRRCDADGVDLNRNAVDFSRPLPDNPDYDRLRWAMFETDSNQRRQAFADYEREYGRVALEKAISGGQYLDPAGPFYGGRAPAHGRLVCEDIIRHHSLSQRRLALIDLHTGLGSYGYGEIICDHAPDSDGAMVAKQWYGDATTLPLAGTSSSVPKLGLLDYAWHAIMDKNSCYITLEFGTYSTDCLFETLLRDHQLWAQTDNTAERMAHAKLMRRHFCPNDSAWQEMVLFRARQVIAQGLRGVSS
- a CDS encoding RimK family protein; this encodes MANTLLVVDELADWSPYYPSDQVMTFETYLATEQGDADQRVRVINLCGSYAYLSDGYYCSLLAEARNHHVIPSVKVINDLGKNALYRLQLDDLSQALARAFKHRNQNGEFTLYSYFGTSPEPEFQELTRLLFERFPCPILQITLRGQQQWEISDLTAISPRHLDDTMQTLFAEALDKFSKKVWRKGRPRKAARYDLAILINPEEKLPPSNRSALKKFIRTGRQLGIDVELITQKHYGRLPEFDGLFIRETTAIDHPTYRFAKKAEAEGLVVIDDPTSILRCANKVYLADMFRTHKVPSPKTWILHRGNAAHLDKLEATAGFPVVIKIPDGSFSRGIVKVNNRRELEQKVAELFEQSALLLAQEFLYTDFDWRIGVFNHKALYACRYFMVKNHWQIYRHGANRTDSGNFATMPTFEVPKAVLDAALRATQPIGNGLYGVDVKEIDGKGYVIEVNDNPNIDSGIEDKYLGDELYRLIMSEFLRRMDNRSKGLE
- a CDS encoding methyltransferase domain-containing protein, producing the protein MTSSIEISETVRHYYGEVLQSSNDLKTSACCSIEAMPGYLRALLSGLHPEVLERFYGCGSPLPPALEGKTVLDLGCGTGRDCYLLSRLVGPNGRVLGVDMTPEQLEVAVRHREWHAERFGYANVDFLHGHIENLATVGIADNSIDVVVSNCVINLSPEKPRVLAEIFRVLKPGGELYFSDVFADRRIPGGLRHDPVLLGECLGGALYWEDFRRILQALGCPDVRAVKQNAISLDDPEVVAKIGMVKFKSVTVRAFKMALEDRCEDYGQVACYLGTIAEHPHVFDLDDHHHFETGRPLRVCGNTADMLAASRYAEHFQVLGDKSRHFGLFDCTPGPQGESAAAGGACC
- a CDS encoding ketose-bisphosphate aldolase, which produces MALVSLRQLLDYAAEQGFAVPAFNISNMEQVQAIMRAADACNSPVIMQGSAGANRYAGEVFLRHLILAAVEQYPHIPVVMHRDHAPTPDICAQAIQSGFSSVMMDGSLLEDMKTPASFEYNVDVTRAVVRMAHACGVSVEGEIGCLGALETQQDHSQLLTDPDEAVEFVKQTQIDALAVAIGTSHGAYKFSKPPTGEVLVISRLKSLQQRLSNTHFVMHGSSSVPQDWLKVINEYGGEIPQTYGVPVEEIVEGIKYGVRKVNIDTDLRMASTGAMRR
- a CDS encoding IS3 family transposase → MKYAWIKQHAEDFAVDTLCRFMRVSRSAYYDWLKQGPSAGEQDDAALSEMIQSTFGKSRATYGTRRLKAALSAQNRTVSRRRIGRLMREAGLACKTKRKFKATTNSKHHQPVASNHLDRQFAVEKPNQVYAGDITYIHTQEGWLYLAVVIDLYSRQVVGWSMAEHMRTKLVNDALLMAVWKRKPEKGLLWHTDRGSQYASDSHRALLTQHGIRQSMSRKGNCWDNAVSESFFHTLKTELIHHQTYRTRSEARQAVFEYIEVFYNRERLHSAHGYLSPVDYEVQLKAA